A region of the Candidatus Binataceae bacterium genome:
ACCGCGCCGCGCCAGCTCCTCGATCGGCATGCAGCCCTCGAAATAGACCGGCCGCTCGAAATCGTGCAGCGCCATCTTGTCGGCCGCCAGCAGCGCGCCGACGAAGGCGTCGTATTGCGTCTCGTCCATCGGGCAGTTGACGTAATCGTCGCCGCCCTTGCCGTAGCGCGAGGCCTTGAAGGCGATATTAAGATCGATCGAATCGGCGGTGACGATGGGCGCGATCGCGTCGTAGAAGTAGAGATTGCGCGCGCCGATAAGACCGTCGAGCTGAGCGCCGAAGGCGGCGCTGGTGAGAGGCCCGGTCGCGACGATCGTCGGACCGTCAGGAATTGCGAGCGTCTCCGTGCGCACGACCTCGACCAGCGGATGACGTTCGAGCGTCGCAGTGAGAAAGCCGGCGAAGGTGTCGCGATCTACCGCGAGGGCGGAGCCGGCCGGTACGCGCGCGCGGTCGGCCGCGTCAATCACGAGCGAACCCAGCCGCCGCATCTCTTCCTTGAGCACGCCGACCGCGGTCTCGAGCGAGTCGTTGCGCAACGAGTTCGAGCATACGAGCTCGCCGAACAGCACCGTCTGATGCGCCTCCGTCATCCGCGCAGGGCGCATCTCGAAGAGCCGCACGCGGATTCCTCGGCGGACGAGCTGCCACGCGGCCTCGCTACCGGCGAGTCCGGCGCCGATCACGCTGACAATCTGAACTGGTTTCACGGGGATAGATCGTGCCGCGTTGGCCTCGCGGTGTAAACCCGCAGAAAAAATCTTCGCGGCAAGTTTTGGCGAGCTGTCGATCCGCCGAGGTTCTGTTCGACTAGAGGACGAAAACCCAAAACCGCCAAGGAGGCGACGACGATGCAATATATGCTGCTGATCTACCACAACGAAAAGAACCGGATGAGCCCGCCCGACGAATCCAAGCTGCTGAATGAATACATGGTATTCACGCAGGACATCGTGAAGAATGGCAAATTCAAGGCGGGCGACCGGCTCGAACCCACCAGCAACGCGACGACGGTGCAGGTGCGCAACGGCAAGACTGTGACCACCGATGGCCCCTTTGCCGAGACCAAGGAACAACTCGGCGGCTACTACCTGGTCGAGGCGAAGGACCTCGATGAGGCGCTCGCGATCGCCGCGCGCATCCCGGGCGCGAAGCACGGCTCGATCGAAGTGCGCCCAATCATGCAGATGAATCGTTAGGCAAGCCGCGACGACACGCTAGCGGAGCGCTCCGGCGCGGAGCGAGCAGGCGAGTCTGCGAGCTGCGTCAAGGATTCTAGAATGGCGGCGATGCGATGCGTTAGGATCGTATCGCCGCCATGACTTCCGACGTACTGGAACAGCTTTATCGCGATGAGTTTGGCCGCATCGTCGCGTCGCTCATTCATTTGATCGGCGACTTCGATCTCGCCGAGGATGCGGCGCAGGAGGCCTTCACCACGGCCGTTGAGCAGTGGCGGCGCGAGGGCGTACCGCAAAATCCGCGCGCCTGGATCGTCGGCACGGCGCGACATAAAGCGATCGACCGGATTCGGCGTCAGGTGCGTTTCGGTGAACGTCGCGCGGAGCTAATCCGGATGCTTGAGCAGGAGAGCGCAGAGGCCGAAGGTTCGCCGGCAAAAGGCGCGCCCGCCGACGAGCGCTTGCGGCTCATCTTCACCTGCTGCCATCCGGCATTGGCGAGTGAGGCGCAGGTCGCGCTGGCGCTGCGCACGCTCTGCGGCCTCACCACCGAGGAGATCGCGCGCGCTTTCCTGGTTCCGGCCGCGACAATGGCGCAGCGGCTGGTGCGCGCCAAGCGCAAGATTCAAGCGGCGCGGATTCCTTATGAGGTCCCGAGTGCGGCGCTTTTGCCGGAGCGGCTCGACGCCGTGCTCGCGGTCATCTACCTGGTCTTCAATGAGGGCTACGCGGCGACGCATGGTGACACGGTCGTGCGCGCGGATCTGTGCAGCGAAGCAATCCGCCTGGGACGCGTCGTGAGCGATTTGATGCCCGAGCGGAGTGAGGCGCGCGGCTTGCTCGCGCTGATGCTGATCCAGGACTCGCGGCGGTCGGCGCGGCTCAATTCTGACGGCGAAATCGTACTGCTCGAGGAGCAGGATCGCACGCGCTGGCATAGCGAGCAGATTCGCGAAGGGTTGGCGCTCGTGCAGGCCGCGATGGCCGACGCGCCGGCCGGGCCCTACACGATCCAGGCCGCGATCGCGTCGGTACATGCGCGGGCGGTGCGCGCCGCCGACACGAACTGGCGGGAAATCGAAGCGCTGTACGCTCATCTGATGCGGTTACGACCGTCGCCGGTGATCGAACTCAATCACGCAGTGGCCGTTGCGATGGCGTCAGGACCGGCCGATGGCCTGCGCATGATCGAAGCGCTGCGGGCGCGGGAAGATCTCGAGACGTACCATCTGATGTGGGCGGCGCACGCGGACCTCCTCAGGCGCCTCGGGCGTCGGGCGGAGGCGGCGGAATCGTACCGTCGCGCGCTGGCGCTGGTCAGCGCCGGACCCGAACGGCGCTTCCTCGCGCGTCGCTTGGCGGCAGTCGAGAGCCAATAGCTTCCAACGAACGAATGTTAAATTATGCCGCGCGTCGCGGACTCGGATTCCGACGCAGCTCGCAGACTCGCCTGCTCGTTCCGGCGCGCAGCGCGCCTCCACTAGTGAATTTCGATAAGATTGTCCTTATGGCAAGTTCGGTCGGTAATGAAACGATCGCGGCGCCGGTAATCCCAGAGGCGCGCGTCAAAGACCCGGTCTGCGGGATGACGGTTAATCCGGCGACGGCGAAGTGGCGTCACGATCGAGAAGGTGCAACTTACTATTTCTGCGGCGTCGGGTGCATGAACAAGTTCATCGCCGACCCGCTGAAATATACCGGCGCGCAATCAGCTTCGTCAGCCCACGATCATGCGCAAACGCCGGTTGCCGGAGTCGGCGCCGAGTACTTCTGCCCGATGGATCCGGAGGTCGTGAGCGATCGCCCGGGCACCTGCCCCAAGTGCGGGATGGCGTTGCAGGCGCGCGTCAGCCTCGATGCCGAGCCGCCGCCCGATCCCGAGCTAATCGACTTCACGCGGCGCTTCTGGGTCAACGCGGTGCTGGCGAGCGTGATCGTCGCGCTCGGGATGGCGGATCTGGTTCCTGGGATGCCGCTCCATCGCGCGTTTGGCGCCGGCCTGCTCAACTGGATCGAATTCGCGCTCGCGACGCCGGTGGTGCTGTGGGGCGGAGCGCCGTTTTTCGTTCGCGGCGCGCGCTCGATCGCGAATCGCCACCTCAATATGTTCACGCTGATTGCGCTCGGCATTGGAGTTGCCTACGGCGCGAGCGTGGCCGCGACGATCGCGCCGGCGGCGTTTCCCGCGGGATGGAATGGGTCGATGGCCGGCGCGCCAGTCTATTACGAAGCGGCTGCCGCGATCGTCGCGCTGGTGTTGCTGGGCCAGGTGCTCGAACTGCGCGCGCGCGGGCGCACCGGCGGCTTGATCCGCGGCTTGCTGGGCATCGCGCCGAAGACCGCCCGCGTCGTGCGGCCCGACGGGCGCGAAGAAGATCTCGCGTTGGCACAAGTCGCGGTTGACGACCTGATTCGGGTGCGGCCAGGCGAAAAGGTTCCGGTCGATGGCTTGGTCGTCGAGGGCCGGAGCGCGCTGGACGAATCGATGATCACCGGCGAGCCGCTGCCGGTCGAGAAGGCACAGGGCGATCATGTGATTGGCGGGACGCTCAATGGCGCGGGCGGCTTTCTGATGCGCGCCGAACGCGTTGGCCGCGACACGATGCTCGCGCAGATCGTGCGGACGGTCGCCGAAGCGCAAAGTAGCCGCGCGCCGATCCAGCGAATCGCCGACACGGTCTCCGGCTATTTTGTCCCCGCCGTCGTCGCCGCCGCCGCAGTGACTTTTTGCGTCTGGGCTCTGCTCGGTCCGGCGCCGCGTTTCCCGCACGCGATCCTCGCCGCAGTTGCGGTGCTGATTATTGCCTGCCCCTGCGCGCTCGGCCTGGCGACTCCGATGGCGGTAATGGTCGCGAGCGGGCGCGGCGCATCTGCAGGCGTGCTGGTGCGCAACGCCGAAGCGCTCGAACGACTCGCGACAGTTGACACGCTGGCGCTCGACAAGACCGGGACGCTGACGATGGGTCGGCCGGCGGTGGTCACGGTCGAGGCCGCCGACGGCGTCAGCGTCGACGAAATGCTCCGGCTGGCGGCGAGTCTCGAGCGTTCGAGCGAGCATCCGCTGGCGGCCGCGGTGACGGCGGCCGCCGCGACTCGCGGTCTGATGCTGAGTCCCGCCAGCGATTTCGCCGCGACACCGGGGCAGGGCGCGCGCGGTGTCGTTGAGGGACATGTGATCGCGGTCGGCAGCGAGCGCTTCCTCGGCGCCGAGGTCGTTGCCGGATTTGCCGAGCGCGCCGCCGCGCTGCGCGCGCGCGAAACGGTTATCTTTGTCGCGATCGATGGAAAGATCGCCGGCCTGCTCGGGTTGGCAGACCCGATCAAACCAGCAACGCCGCAGGCGCTGCGCGCGCTGCACGACGCCGGCATCCGCGTCGTGATGATCACCGGCGACAACCGCGTCACCGCCGCGGCCGTTGCACGCGAACTCGCGATCGACGAAGTTCACGCCGAAGTCGCGCCGGTGGACAAGGCGCGCGTGATACGCGAACTGCGCGCGGCGGGAAGAATCGTCGCGATGGCCGGCGACGGCATCAACGACGCGCCGGCGTTGGTGACGGCCACGGTGGGAATCGCGATGGGTACCGGCACCGACCTCGCAATGCAGAGCGCGGGGATCACGCTGGTCAAAGGTGATCTGATGGGGATCGTGCGCGCGCGCGACTTGAGCCGGGCGTTCATCCGCAACGTCCGGCAAAATCTCTTCTTTGCCTTCGCCTACAATGCGCTGGGAATTCCAGTCGCGGCCGGCGTGCTCTACCCGGCCTTCGGACTGCTGCTCAGCCCGATGATCGCCAGCGCCGCGATGAGCGCGAGCTCCGTCTCGGTGATCGCGAATGCCCTAAGGCTGCGTCGCGTCGCGCTGTGATCGTACCGTAAGCTGCGCGCAACGCAGATTCTTGACGCAGCTGCGGACTCGCCTGCTCGCTACGCGCGGAGGCCGCGCTCCGCTAGTGTGTTTGACCCCGGCGGCGATCGCAGCCTAGCGTTTCAGGCGGTGAGACGGTGAGACAATGAATGGAGTGCATGACCTGGGCGGCATGCATGGTTTCGGGCCGGTGATTGCCGAGCCGAACGAACCGGTCTTTCATGCCGACTGGGAACGCCGAACCTTCGCGCTGGCGCTCGCGACGATGGGTGGCGGACACGCCAACGTCGACGAGTTCCGGCGCGTGATAGAGCGGATGGAGCCGGCGCATTATCTCGCCTCATCCTACTACGAGCATTGGCTCCATGCGCTCGAATCAATACTGACGGAGAAGGGGGTGCTGCGCGACGGCGAGATCGATGCTGCGATCAACGACCGCAGACTTGAGTCCGTCGGCGGCTCCGGCAGGGTCGCCGCGAGTGGTGATAGTGACACGGCCCTGTGGTCGAACCCGGACGCCGGCGCCGTGCGGCCGAGTGCCGCAGTGGCGCTCCGGCATGATCCAAAATTCAAAGCGCGCTTCAAACCGGGTGACCGGGTCATCGTGCGCAACTTGAATCCTGAGGGGCATACGCGCGCGCCGCGTTACACGCGCGGCCGTCGCGGCGTCGTTCACCGCGATTGGGGGAGCTTCATCTTTCCCGACGCGCACGCGCTGGGTATTCGCGTTAAGCCCCAGCATTGCTATGCGATCCAATTCGCGGCGCGCGAGCTCTGGGGCCCAAGCTATCCCGCCGGGCAGCGGGTATACGTCGATCTCTGGGAGGCTTATATCGACTTCGACGCTGCCGCCAAAAGTGGGCTCAAGCGCGCGGCAAAGGCTGCGAACGAGATCAGTGCGGCGAAGCCGAAGCTCCGTGCTTTACGCACTCGGGCTGCCACAGCGCCAGCGAAAATCAGTAAAAAGATCGAAACAGCCCAGCCGCCAGCGCCGCGACGCGGCTCGTCGCGCGCGCGCTTGCAGCCGGCCGGGAAGGGAAAGAAGCGGCGATGAGCGAGCACGATCACGATCACGACGAGCACAGCGAACACAACGCTCCCGAGAGCGGGCCGGCGCTGCGGGTCAAGGCGCTCGAGGCCGTACTGGTCGAGAAGGGGTTGGTCGATCCGGCCGCACTGGATGCGATCGTCGACGCCTACGAGCACAAGATCGGGCCGCGCAACGGCGCGCGGGTGGTCGCGCGCGCGTGGACGGATCCGGCGTACCGGCGGCGTCTCCTGAGCGGCGACGCTGCCTCCGCGATCGCCGAATTGGGTTTCGCGCCGGGACCGCAGGGCGAGCATATGATGGTGCTCGAGAACACGCCGCGCGTGCACAACCTCGTCGTCTGCACGCTCTGCTCCTGCTATCCGTGGTCGGTGCTCGGGCTGCCGCCGGTCTGGTACAAGAGCAACGCCTATCGCTCGCGCGCAGTCAGCGACCCGCGCGGCGTATTGCGCGATTTCGGCCTCGAGTTGCCAGGCGACGTCGAGATTCGGGTGTGGGATTCCAGCGCCGAAATCCGCTACATGGTGTTGCCGCTGCGACCCGCCGGCAGCGATCACCTGGGCG
Encoded here:
- a CDS encoding heavy metal translocating P-type ATPase — encoded protein: MASSVGNETIAAPVIPEARVKDPVCGMTVNPATAKWRHDREGATYYFCGVGCMNKFIADPLKYTGAQSASSAHDHAQTPVAGVGAEYFCPMDPEVVSDRPGTCPKCGMALQARVSLDAEPPPDPELIDFTRRFWVNAVLASVIVALGMADLVPGMPLHRAFGAGLLNWIEFALATPVVLWGGAPFFVRGARSIANRHLNMFTLIALGIGVAYGASVAATIAPAAFPAGWNGSMAGAPVYYEAAAAIVALVLLGQVLELRARGRTGGLIRGLLGIAPKTARVVRPDGREEDLALAQVAVDDLIRVRPGEKVPVDGLVVEGRSALDESMITGEPLPVEKAQGDHVIGGTLNGAGGFLMRAERVGRDTMLAQIVRTVAEAQSSRAPIQRIADTVSGYFVPAVVAAAAVTFCVWALLGPAPRFPHAILAAVAVLIIACPCALGLATPMAVMVASGRGASAGVLVRNAEALERLATVDTLALDKTGTLTMGRPAVVTVEAADGVSVDEMLRLAASLERSSEHPLAAAVTAAAATRGLMLSPASDFAATPGQGARGVVEGHVIAVGSERFLGAEVVAGFAERAAALRARETVIFVAIDGKIAGLLGLADPIKPATPQALRALHDAGIRVVMITGDNRVTAAAVARELAIDEVHAEVAPVDKARVIRELRAAGRIVAMAGDGINDAPALVTATVGIAMGTGTDLAMQSAGITLVKGDLMGIVRARDLSRAFIRNVRQNLFFAFAYNALGIPVAAGVLYPAFGLLLSPMIASAAMSASSVSVIANALRLRRVAL
- the trmFO gene encoding methylenetetrahydrofolate--tRNA-(uracil(54)-C(5))-methyltransferase (FADH(2)-oxidizing) TrmFO produces the protein MVDQQHILHRRRLLGGFGFSSSSRTEPRRIDSSPKLAAKIFSAGLHREANAARSIPVKPVQIVSVIGAGLAGSEAAWQLVRRGIRVRLFEMRPARMTEAHQTVLFGELVCSNSLRNDSLETAVGVLKEEMRRLGSLVIDAADRARVPAGSALAVDRDTFAGFLTATLERHPLVEVVRTETLAIPDGPTIVATGPLTSAAFGAQLDGLIGARNLYFYDAIAPIVTADSIDLNIAFKASRYGKGGDDYVNCPMDETQYDAFVGALLAADKMALHDFERPVYFEGCMPIEELARRGPRTLSFGPMRPVGLADPRSGRRPFAVVQLRQDDREGRLYNMVGFQTKMTYPEQRRVFRMIPGLAAAEFVRLGSLHRNTFIDSPRILRPTLQLRARDDLFMAGQMVGVEGYVESAAMGLLAAINAAHLLADAPLVVPPRMTAIGSLIAYITDPERRDFQPMNANYGLMPELRGRGRQKKIDLGLRALAAFDEWRAAAAPDSPAQARLPLPNVEEAIQ
- a CDS encoding YciI family protein, which encodes MQYMLLIYHNEKNRMSPPDESKLLNEYMVFTQDIVKNGKFKAGDRLEPTSNATTVQVRNGKTVTTDGPFAETKEQLGGYYLVEAKDLDEALAIAARIPGAKHGSIEVRPIMQMNR
- a CDS encoding RNA polymerase sigma factor, with the translated sequence MTSDVLEQLYRDEFGRIVASLIHLIGDFDLAEDAAQEAFTTAVEQWRREGVPQNPRAWIVGTARHKAIDRIRRQVRFGERRAELIRMLEQESAEAEGSPAKGAPADERLRLIFTCCHPALASEAQVALALRTLCGLTTEEIARAFLVPAATMAQRLVRAKRKIQAARIPYEVPSAALLPERLDAVLAVIYLVFNEGYAATHGDTVVRADLCSEAIRLGRVVSDLMPERSEARGLLALMLIQDSRRSARLNSDGEIVLLEEQDRTRWHSEQIREGLALVQAAMADAPAGPYTIQAAIASVHARAVRAADTNWREIEALYAHLMRLRPSPVIELNHAVAVAMASGPADGLRMIEALRAREDLETYHLMWAAHADLLRRLGRRAEAAESYRRALALVSAGPERRFLARRLAAVESQ
- the nthA gene encoding nitrile hydratase subunit alpha, giving the protein MSEHDHDHDEHSEHNAPESGPALRVKALEAVLVEKGLVDPAALDAIVDAYEHKIGPRNGARVVARAWTDPAYRRRLLSGDAASAIAELGFAPGPQGEHMMVLENTPRVHNLVVCTLCSCYPWSVLGLPPVWYKSNAYRSRAVSDPRGVLRDFGLELPGDVEIRVWDSSAEIRYMVLPLRPAGSDHLGEDELAQLVTRDAMIGTGVVAPPAKAAG
- the nthB gene encoding nitrile hydratase subunit beta: MNGVHDLGGMHGFGPVIAEPNEPVFHADWERRTFALALATMGGGHANVDEFRRVIERMEPAHYLASSYYEHWLHALESILTEKGVLRDGEIDAAINDRRLESVGGSGRVAASGDSDTALWSNPDAGAVRPSAAVALRHDPKFKARFKPGDRVIVRNLNPEGHTRAPRYTRGRRGVVHRDWGSFIFPDAHALGIRVKPQHCYAIQFAARELWGPSYPAGQRVYVDLWEAYIDFDAAAKSGLKRAAKAANEISAAKPKLRALRTRAATAPAKISKKIETAQPPAPRRGSSRARLQPAGKGKKRR